A section of the Bombus terrestris chromosome 2, iyBomTerr1.2, whole genome shotgun sequence genome encodes:
- the LOC100646974 gene encoding RNA-binding protein 25 isoform X1 — MSYPGQPPMGIPGMPPMPYMVGAPPPIIGGVMPMAHMIPTPVSAMQTSAPAVRYARNQNRHDNNRRRERESGPPVTVFIGNIMERAPDVMIRHILGACGHVLSWKRVQAFGFCEYAGPDAGLRAVRLLHDMEIGTKKLVVKVDAKAKVVLDQFKAERRKKLRGGQSPLQDETSIEGTEGEEGEDYMDEGMRVVDADALARINQIIAEHAADLEMAQAAPEEHQIKMVAKSLNLDDAEIEESKRDLITREIGKFREVMKKQEEEKAQVKRKKEAVEKEEREKREKERRDRRDGSNTKDDQDGDPGSPTSHKGRSSSTGSSRRDKRRSKSRSKERERDRQRSDRDRDRDRDRERDRERERERDRDRERERERERERDRERERDREREREREREEARKTEREIMREREEEEEAKERKKNERRAREKEAAYQERLRAWETRERRKQKEYEKEAEKRRAKREAREREAKRLKEFLEDYDDERDDAKYYKGKELSRRLEERALEAEADSRDRCAERQELQRLRDKLYADASHPDPAAEFERLKAEREEQYKPKPVITIIDEEDEKVVKKEKEVMPPIETEPIESDSDECVQFDDVSQSEAPSRTPPRHHHHHRRHHRHHQNHHHDGEETEEVIETDRESVKGTKSSPSNQTVTTPVQSIPPTLDEDSRMSLVSEPEKTGSSNFVPFAMGSGGNRGGDHGIGNKTPASPSTAINVSTQQTNQNKKKGRIDVKDVFNNDDDDDAANNAKKRKLVPLDYGEEKKKKSNEEAPKAGKEESTKSQEEKRKHIKSLIDKIPTDKNALFGYQLDWAVIDNTLMEKRIRPWINKKIIEYIGEPEPTLVDFICSKVMAGSSPQGILDDVQMVLDEEAEVFVVKMWRLLIYEVEAKKMGLVK; from the exons aTGTCTTACCCTGGTCAGCCCCCAATGGGAATACCAGGCATGCCACCAATGCCTTACATGGTTGGTGCACCTCCACCAATTATTGGTGGTGTAATGCCTATGGCACat ATGATTCCAACACCCGTATCTGCGATGCAGACCTCAGCTCCAGCTGTTCGGTATGCACGTAACCAAAATCGTCATGACAATAATCGTCGTCGTGAAAGAGAATCTGGTCCGCCAGTGACCGTATTTATTGGTAACATTATGGAAAGAGCACCTGATGTAATGATTCGACATATTTTGGGTGCATGTGGTCATGTGCTTTCATGGAAGAGAGTTCAGGCATTTGGATTTTGCGAATATGCAGGTCCTGATGCAGGTCTTAGAGCAGTTAGATTACTTCATGACATGGAAATAGGTACAAAGAAGCTTGTTGTCAAAGTTGATGCAAAAGCTAAAGTCGTTTTGGATCAGTTTAAAG cagaaagaaggaaaaaattaaGAGGAGGCCAATCACCTCTACAAGATGAAACATCAATTGAAGGGACAGAAGGAGAAGAAGGTGAAGATTACATGGATGAGGGTATGAGAGTAGTGGATGCAGATGCACTAGCACGTATTAATCAAATTATAGCTGAACATGCCGCTGATTTAGAAATGGCTCAAGCTGCTCCTG AAGAACATCAAATAAAAATGGTTGCTAAATCTTTGAACCTGGATGATGCAGAAAtagaagaaagtaaaagagaCTTGATTACAcgagaaattggaaaattcagGGAGGTTATGAAg aagcaggaggaggagaaggCTCAAGTTAAGCGGAAGAAAGAAGCTGTTGAGAAAGAAGAACGGGAGAAACGTGAAAAAGAGCGACGAGACAGGCGTGATGGCAGTAACACTAAAGACGATCAAGACGGCGATCCTGGTAGTCCCACGTCTCATAAAGGTCGCAGTAGTAGTACTGGAAGTAGTAGAAGAGACAAAAGGCGGTCTAAATCTAG ATCTAAAGAACGAGAGAGGGATCGTCAGAGAAGCGACAGAGATCGTGATAGAGATAGAGAtcgagaaagagatagagaaagagaacgagaaagagatCGTGACCGCGAAAGAGAGCGTGAAAGAGAACGTGAAAGAGATAGGGAAAGGGAAAGGGACAGGGAACGAGAAAGAGAACGTGAAAGAGAAGAAGCAAGGAAAACTGAAAGAGAAATTATGCGTGAAagggaggaagaggaagaggcgaaggagaggaaaaagaacgaaagaagagcgagagaaaaagaagcagCTTATCAAGAGCGTTTGAGAGCATGGGAGACACGGGAACGTCGCAAACAAAAAGAATATGAGAAAGAAGCGGAGAAACGCAGAGCAAAACGGGAAGCGAGAGAAAGGGAAGCAAAACgcttgaaagaatttcttgaaGACTATGATGATGAAAGAGACGACGCTAAATATTACAAAGGTAAAGAACTTTCACGTCGTCTAGAAGAGAGAGCACTGGAAGCAGAAGCCGATTCGCGGGATCGTTGTGCCGAGCGTCAAGAGCTTCAACGCCTTCGCGATAAACTTTATGCTGACGCTTCTCATCCAGATCCAGCGGCTGAGTTTGAAAGG TTAAAAGCTGAACGGGAGGAACAGTATAAGCCTAAACCGGTTATCACGATAATAGACGAAGAGGATGAAAAAGtggtgaaaaaggaaaaagaagttaTGCCGCCCATAGAAACTGAACCAATTGAAAGTGATAGTGACGAATGTGTGCAATTTGATGATGTTTCTCAGTCAGAGGCACCATCTAGAACACCACCGCGGCATCACCACCATCATCGAAGACATCATCGTCATCATCAGAATCATCATCATGATGGCGAAGAAACTGAAGAAGTTATAGAAACAGATAGAGAAAGTGTAAAGGGTACAAAGTCATCACCTTCTAATCAAACAGTAACAACACCAGTTCAGTCCATTCCACCCACATTAGATGAAGATTCGCGTATGTCTCTCGTTAGCGAACCAGAAAAAACTGGTAGTA gtAACTTTGTGCCATTCGCCATGGGAAGCGGAGGCAATCGTGGTGGTGATCATGGTATCGGTAATAAAACTCCTGCTAGTCCAAGCACGGCTATTAATGTTAGTACGCAACAAACGAAtcagaataaaaagaaaggtCGGATCGATGTTAAAGACGTATttaataatgatgatgatgatgatgctgCTAATAACGCAAAGAAGCGTAAACTAGTTCCTTTAG ACTATGgtgaggagaaaaagaaaaaatctaatGAAGAAGCTCCTAAAGCcggaaaagaagaaagtacAAAAAgccaagaagagaaaagaaagcacATAAAATCCCTTATTGACAAAATACCTACAGATAAAAACGCTTTGTTTGGTTATCAACTTGATTGGGCAGTAATAGATAAT acATTAATGGAAAAGAGGATAAGGCCGTGgattaataaaaagataattgaaTACATTGGAGAACCTGAACCTACATTGGTAGATTTTATTTGTAGCAAAGTAATGGCCGGCAGCTCGCCTCAGGGCATACTTGATGATGTACAGatg GTATTGGATGAAGAAGCAGAAGTTTTTGTAGTCAAAATGTGGAGGTTATTAATTTACGAAGTGGAAGCAAAAAAAATGGGCTtagttaaataa
- the LOC100646855 gene encoding serine/threonine-protein kinase VRK1 yields the protein MAPRRGEEISVKRVAALGCKLPDQLPAGEILTDITQNKWKLGHAIGYGGFGDIYLASNDINAPIGQDAKYVIKIEPHNNGPLFVEMNFYIRAARKHMIDTWCKSQGKRRIGVPTYEGSGSHIYRGQKYRFLVIPRYGIDIGKLFISNGRKLPIKLVNRLAVQMLDALEYIHSQGYAHADVKGSNILLSLSAEDITTKKFQAYLVDYGLAYRFRTSAGVHKPFVHDERRAHEGTLEFTSRDAHHGTHSRRGDLETLGYNILQWLCGKLPWEKEDNSVTSAMDPEEVHAQKEILLSNLSLFMHKCFPYKKEPPAAIMEYMKYITELGFETKPNYSYLRSLFQSGSRQKNDVPTCLHPLRESNENISYPMSFKRPYLRERKPCRPVNGEIRITRNTQPKYPVERKEFCWEAVLALHPDKLAKISLQTPPSPLTPPPSPPPPSLPTYAMLSVIQRMKEKQSGAFRHKPLPKTLEDLKTKWMTPAMEQIVQLKKKNSLTTLSLAKVSPRVTRSRGAQLKRLGNKKSYKQIQSNKRKKGPST from the exons ATGGCACCAAGACGAGGTGAAGAGATATCTGTTAAAAGAGTAGCAGCATTAGGTTGCAAATTACCTGATCAATTGCCAGCTGGGGAAATATTAACGGATATTACTCAAAACAAATGGAAACTAGGACATGCAATAGGATATGGTGGATTTGGTGATATATACTTAG CATCAAATGACATTAATGCTCCAATTGGACAAGATGCAAAGTATGTGATAAAAATTGAACCACATAATAATGGTCCACTATTTgttgaaatgaatttttatataagagCAGCTCGTAAACATATGA TTGATACCTGGTGCAAATCACAAGGAAAAAGACGAATAGGTGTTCCAACATATGAAGGATCTGGTTCTCACATATATCGAGGGCAAAAGTATAGATTTTTAGTAATTCCAAGATATGGCATTGATATTGGAAAATTGTTTATATCAAATGGGAGAAAATTACCAATCAAACTTGTTAACAGGCTAGCTGTTCAAATG TTAGATGCACTTGAATATATTCACAGTCAAGGATATGCTCATGCAGATGTTAAAGGATCAAATATTTTGTTGTCTTTAAGTGCAGAAGACATAACAACAAAAAAATTTCAAGCTTATTTGGTTGATTATGGATTGGCTTATCGTTTCCGTACAAGTGCAGGTGTACATAAGCCATTTGTTCATGATGAAAGAAGAGCTCATGAAGGAACATTAGAATTCACATCAAGAGATGCACATCATGGAA CACACTCAAGAAGAGGAGATTTAGAAACATTAGGGTATAATATACTACAATGGTTGTGTGGCAAATTACCTTGGGAAAAAGAAGATAATAGTGTAACATCAGCAATGGATCCAGAAGAAGTCCATGCacaaaaagaaattttactttcaaatttatcattatttatgcATAAATGTTTTCCTTATAAAAAAGAACCACCTG CTGCCATTATGgagtatatgaaatatattactGAATTGGGATTTGAAACTAAACCTAACTATTCCTATCTACGTAGTTTATTTCAGTCTGGTTCTAGGCAAAAAAATGATGTTCCTACATGTTTGCACCCTTTAAgagaatctaatgaaaatatttcttatccCATGTCTTTCAAACGACCGTACTTACGAGAAAGGAAACCTTGTAGGCCTGTAAATGGCGAG ATACGTATAACTCGAAATACACAACCTAAATATCCAGTtgaacgaaaagaattttgttgGGAAGCAGTGCTAGCGCTCCATCCTGATAAACTCGCAAAAATTAGTTTACAAACTCCACCTTCACCACTTACACCACCTCCATCTCCACCTCCTCCATCCTTACCTACATATGCCATGTTAAGCGTAATTCAGAGAATGAAAGAGAAACAATCAGGCGCATTTCGACATAAACCTTTACCAAAAACATTAGA aGATCTTAAAACAAAGTGGATGACACCAGCTATGGAACAAATAgttcaattaaaaaagaaaaattccttgACAACGCTTTCTTTAGCGAAGGTTTCGCCACGTGTGACACGGTCCCGAGGGGCTCAATTAAAAC GACttggaaataaaaaatcttaCAAACAAATACAAagcaacaaaagaaaaaaaggtccCTCAACATGA
- the LOC100646974 gene encoding RNA-binding protein 25 isoform X2, protein MSYPGQPPMGIPGMPPMPYMVGAPPPIIGGVMPMAHTSAPAVRYARNQNRHDNNRRRERESGPPVTVFIGNIMERAPDVMIRHILGACGHVLSWKRVQAFGFCEYAGPDAGLRAVRLLHDMEIGTKKLVVKVDAKAKVVLDQFKAERRKKLRGGQSPLQDETSIEGTEGEEGEDYMDEGMRVVDADALARINQIIAEHAADLEMAQAAPEEHQIKMVAKSLNLDDAEIEESKRDLITREIGKFREVMKKQEEEKAQVKRKKEAVEKEEREKREKERRDRRDGSNTKDDQDGDPGSPTSHKGRSSSTGSSRRDKRRSKSRSKERERDRQRSDRDRDRDRDRERDRERERERDRDRERERERERERDRERERDREREREREREEARKTEREIMREREEEEEAKERKKNERRAREKEAAYQERLRAWETRERRKQKEYEKEAEKRRAKREAREREAKRLKEFLEDYDDERDDAKYYKGKELSRRLEERALEAEADSRDRCAERQELQRLRDKLYADASHPDPAAEFERLKAEREEQYKPKPVITIIDEEDEKVVKKEKEVMPPIETEPIESDSDECVQFDDVSQSEAPSRTPPRHHHHHRRHHRHHQNHHHDGEETEEVIETDRESVKGTKSSPSNQTVTTPVQSIPPTLDEDSRMSLVSEPEKTGSSNFVPFAMGSGGNRGGDHGIGNKTPASPSTAINVSTQQTNQNKKKGRIDVKDVFNNDDDDDAANNAKKRKLVPLDYGEEKKKKSNEEAPKAGKEESTKSQEEKRKHIKSLIDKIPTDKNALFGYQLDWAVIDNTLMEKRIRPWINKKIIEYIGEPEPTLVDFICSKVMAGSSPQGILDDVQMVLDEEAEVFVVKMWRLLIYEVEAKKMGLVK, encoded by the exons aTGTCTTACCCTGGTCAGCCCCCAATGGGAATACCAGGCATGCCACCAATGCCTTACATGGTTGGTGCACCTCCACCAATTATTGGTGGTGTAATGCCTATGGCACat ACCTCAGCTCCAGCTGTTCGGTATGCACGTAACCAAAATCGTCATGACAATAATCGTCGTCGTGAAAGAGAATCTGGTCCGCCAGTGACCGTATTTATTGGTAACATTATGGAAAGAGCACCTGATGTAATGATTCGACATATTTTGGGTGCATGTGGTCATGTGCTTTCATGGAAGAGAGTTCAGGCATTTGGATTTTGCGAATATGCAGGTCCTGATGCAGGTCTTAGAGCAGTTAGATTACTTCATGACATGGAAATAGGTACAAAGAAGCTTGTTGTCAAAGTTGATGCAAAAGCTAAAGTCGTTTTGGATCAGTTTAAAG cagaaagaaggaaaaaattaaGAGGAGGCCAATCACCTCTACAAGATGAAACATCAATTGAAGGGACAGAAGGAGAAGAAGGTGAAGATTACATGGATGAGGGTATGAGAGTAGTGGATGCAGATGCACTAGCACGTATTAATCAAATTATAGCTGAACATGCCGCTGATTTAGAAATGGCTCAAGCTGCTCCTG AAGAACATCAAATAAAAATGGTTGCTAAATCTTTGAACCTGGATGATGCAGAAAtagaagaaagtaaaagagaCTTGATTACAcgagaaattggaaaattcagGGAGGTTATGAAg aagcaggaggaggagaaggCTCAAGTTAAGCGGAAGAAAGAAGCTGTTGAGAAAGAAGAACGGGAGAAACGTGAAAAAGAGCGACGAGACAGGCGTGATGGCAGTAACACTAAAGACGATCAAGACGGCGATCCTGGTAGTCCCACGTCTCATAAAGGTCGCAGTAGTAGTACTGGAAGTAGTAGAAGAGACAAAAGGCGGTCTAAATCTAG ATCTAAAGAACGAGAGAGGGATCGTCAGAGAAGCGACAGAGATCGTGATAGAGATAGAGAtcgagaaagagatagagaaagagaacgagaaagagatCGTGACCGCGAAAGAGAGCGTGAAAGAGAACGTGAAAGAGATAGGGAAAGGGAAAGGGACAGGGAACGAGAAAGAGAACGTGAAAGAGAAGAAGCAAGGAAAACTGAAAGAGAAATTATGCGTGAAagggaggaagaggaagaggcgaaggagaggaaaaagaacgaaagaagagcgagagaaaaagaagcagCTTATCAAGAGCGTTTGAGAGCATGGGAGACACGGGAACGTCGCAAACAAAAAGAATATGAGAAAGAAGCGGAGAAACGCAGAGCAAAACGGGAAGCGAGAGAAAGGGAAGCAAAACgcttgaaagaatttcttgaaGACTATGATGATGAAAGAGACGACGCTAAATATTACAAAGGTAAAGAACTTTCACGTCGTCTAGAAGAGAGAGCACTGGAAGCAGAAGCCGATTCGCGGGATCGTTGTGCCGAGCGTCAAGAGCTTCAACGCCTTCGCGATAAACTTTATGCTGACGCTTCTCATCCAGATCCAGCGGCTGAGTTTGAAAGG TTAAAAGCTGAACGGGAGGAACAGTATAAGCCTAAACCGGTTATCACGATAATAGACGAAGAGGATGAAAAAGtggtgaaaaaggaaaaagaagttaTGCCGCCCATAGAAACTGAACCAATTGAAAGTGATAGTGACGAATGTGTGCAATTTGATGATGTTTCTCAGTCAGAGGCACCATCTAGAACACCACCGCGGCATCACCACCATCATCGAAGACATCATCGTCATCATCAGAATCATCATCATGATGGCGAAGAAACTGAAGAAGTTATAGAAACAGATAGAGAAAGTGTAAAGGGTACAAAGTCATCACCTTCTAATCAAACAGTAACAACACCAGTTCAGTCCATTCCACCCACATTAGATGAAGATTCGCGTATGTCTCTCGTTAGCGAACCAGAAAAAACTGGTAGTA gtAACTTTGTGCCATTCGCCATGGGAAGCGGAGGCAATCGTGGTGGTGATCATGGTATCGGTAATAAAACTCCTGCTAGTCCAAGCACGGCTATTAATGTTAGTACGCAACAAACGAAtcagaataaaaagaaaggtCGGATCGATGTTAAAGACGTATttaataatgatgatgatgatgatgctgCTAATAACGCAAAGAAGCGTAAACTAGTTCCTTTAG ACTATGgtgaggagaaaaagaaaaaatctaatGAAGAAGCTCCTAAAGCcggaaaagaagaaagtacAAAAAgccaagaagagaaaagaaagcacATAAAATCCCTTATTGACAAAATACCTACAGATAAAAACGCTTTGTTTGGTTATCAACTTGATTGGGCAGTAATAGATAAT acATTAATGGAAAAGAGGATAAGGCCGTGgattaataaaaagataattgaaTACATTGGAGAACCTGAACCTACATTGGTAGATTTTATTTGTAGCAAAGTAATGGCCGGCAGCTCGCCTCAGGGCATACTTGATGATGTACAGatg GTATTGGATGAAGAAGCAGAAGTTTTTGTAGTCAAAATGTGGAGGTTATTAATTTACGAAGTGGAAGCAAAAAAAATGGGCTtagttaaataa